A genomic window from Haladaptatus caseinilyticus includes:
- a CDS encoding NUDIX hydrolase, producing the protein MSADNATNTSASSASDDTDEVHKNARKSVVAVDADDNDLEIVNRLEAHTGDGIRHRAFTALIFDEDDNILLAQRAPTKRLWDTYWDGTVASHPNPGQSQEEATRQRLEDELGISPDQYDDLQQTDKFEYKRYYPQEGVEHEVCAVLKLTLTDTSLNPVEEEVGGLMWVPYERLYENPRWYRQLRLCPWFEIAMRRDFE; encoded by the coding sequence ATGAGCGCTGATAACGCCACCAACACGTCCGCTAGTTCTGCCTCGGACGATACCGACGAAGTTCATAAAAACGCCCGTAAATCCGTCGTCGCCGTGGATGCCGACGACAACGATTTGGAAATCGTCAACCGCCTCGAAGCGCACACTGGAGACGGCATCCGCCACCGTGCGTTCACCGCCCTCATCTTCGACGAAGACGATAACATCCTGCTCGCCCAGCGTGCGCCGACCAAGCGTCTCTGGGACACCTACTGGGACGGCACGGTCGCCTCCCACCCCAACCCGGGGCAATCCCAAGAGGAAGCCACCCGTCAGCGTCTCGAAGACGAACTCGGCATTTCGCCGGACCAGTACGACGACCTCCAACAGACGGACAAGTTCGAGTACAAGCGCTACTACCCTCAAGAGGGCGTCGAGCACGAGGTTTGTGCCGTGTTGAAACTCACACTCACGGACACCTCACTCAATCCCGTCGAGGAGGAAGTCGGCGGCCTGATGTGGGTCCCCTACGAGCGACTATACGAGAATCCGCGCTGGTATCGCCAACTCCGTCTCTGCCCGTGGTTCGAAATCGCCATGCGGCGGGATTTCGAATAG
- a CDS encoding DUF5812 family protein produces the protein MTEKTSTFLVTHAEAESAVLKDVHDGQVHTLSKNPGVDANDAIDATVAPEPPMEMTWDVVEIDDQRPLTVHESEEPPTVHERNIAAEQAVGDLERTERAGIGEIHVLSVPPEETEDAVSDVLDDEGTLARAARLGVNRVEIRSEEGIVSVRYLP, from the coding sequence ATGACCGAGAAGACGAGCACGTTCCTCGTCACGCACGCCGAAGCGGAGTCGGCGGTACTGAAGGACGTACACGACGGACAGGTACACACCCTCTCGAAAAACCCCGGCGTTGATGCCAACGACGCCATCGACGCCACTGTCGCGCCGGAACCACCGATGGAGATGACGTGGGACGTCGTGGAAATCGACGACCAGCGACCGCTCACGGTTCACGAGAGCGAGGAACCGCCGACGGTCCATGAGCGGAACATCGCGGCGGAACAAGCGGTTGGCGACCTCGAACGAACCGAACGCGCCGGAATCGGCGAGATTCACGTCCTTTCGGTGCCGCCGGAGGAAACGGAGGACGCCGTGAGCGATGTGCTGGACGACGAAGGGACGCTCGCCCGCGCCGCCCGACTTGGCGTAAATCGCGTGGAAATTCGCTCGGAAGAGGGTATCGTGAGCGTTCGGTATCTGCCGTAA
- a CDS encoding nucleoside phosphorylase codes for MAMQPHLLVDEGDLNDIALIPGDPGRVDRIAKQCDTSDVVSENREYKVVNAEYEGVPLTICSTGIGCPSATIAIEEMEAVGVETVIRVGTTGALQQDIEIGDMVVATGAAKDEGTTRRYEKDTYPAVPEYNVLSALVDSAEANDEDVHVGPIASDDAFYAETDEYVSDWEEANILSVEMEAAAVFSVARRKGMRSGAICTVDGNLVKGTQKGTDTEDDELPEKAKNNVERAIRISLDAVVSLSE; via the coding sequence ATGGCAATGCAACCGCACCTGCTCGTTGACGAGGGCGACCTGAACGACATCGCGCTGATTCCCGGCGACCCGGGCCGCGTTGACCGAATCGCAAAGCAGTGCGATACTTCGGATGTCGTTTCCGAAAACCGCGAGTACAAGGTCGTCAACGCGGAGTACGAGGGCGTTCCGCTGACGATTTGTTCGACCGGTATCGGCTGTCCTTCGGCGACCATCGCGATCGAGGAGATGGAAGCCGTCGGCGTCGAAACCGTGATTCGTGTCGGAACGACCGGCGCACTCCAACAGGACATCGAAATCGGGGATATGGTCGTCGCGACCGGCGCGGCGAAAGACGAGGGGACGACCCGGCGCTACGAGAAAGACACCTACCCCGCGGTGCCGGAATACAACGTTCTCTCCGCGTTGGTCGATTCCGCGGAAGCGAACGACGAGGACGTTCACGTCGGTCCGATCGCGTCCGACGACGCCTTCTACGCCGAAACCGACGAGTACGTTTCGGACTGGGAGGAAGCGAACATCCTCTCGGTGGAGATGGAAGCCGCGGCCGTCTTCTCAGTTGCCCGCCGGAAAGGAATGCGCTCGGGAGCCATCTGCACGGTCGATGGCAACCTCGTGAAGGGGACCCAGAAGGGTACCGACACCGAGGACGATGAACTCCCCGAGAAGGCGAAAAACAACGTCGAACGGGCGATTCGCATCTCGCTGGACGCGGTCGTCTCGCTCTCGGAATAA